From the Methanobacterium sp. CWC-01 genome, the window AGATGATTTCTGGCCTGGAGATTGCCTCCCTGGATCCAGTCCACAACTTCCACACCATCTTCAATTTTTAGATTTGCCAGAATTTTGTCCACATCATCCAAGTTTAAAGAATCAAATCTAAAATCCAAAGAGCTTTTCTGGGGTTTACCCATTTTTAAGGGCACTAAAAAGTTTTCCCACTCTTTTTGGATTTTTCGTCGAATAGTTCCCGCCATGTATTCCTCTTTAGGGGAGGCGGTTTCTACGGGAACCACCACATCGGACTCCACCTGGATTAAAGGACATTCTATTTCTTCAGCCACCTCCTGACGCCATTGACGTTGCAGTGGAAGGTATCCCCGATCAGTTACTACCAAAGACGCTTCTTCAGCCAGTTTTATTGCCCCTTTTCCGGGTTCTAGGTGCTGAACCACCATATTTATGTTCTTTTTTTTAAGTTCCAGTTGGGTTTCCCTCAGTCCCTCCAGAAGAAAGTGATAGTGACGCTGATTGGCCTCTGGAAAACTTTCAGTCAATCCAAAATAGACTAATAGCGGTTTTTTGAGTCTGTTAGCATTTCTAATTCCATATTCAAGGGCGTGATTGTAGTGTGCCCTGGCCGATGATTGCATCCAGTAAAGGACATAACTACCACCATCTACAGCCTTATCGGATAATATATTAATCCTGTCTTTTTGGATCACTTTACCAACCTAAAATCTAATTAAATTAAATAAACGTTATTTCCAGTAATTCAGGAGGATATGGATCGAAGAATGTTTGTTGCCGGAGGTAAACATCATCGAAGCGAATTATCCAGGATTTTATGAGGTTCTGACATAGTAATAGGGGCATTTTTCCTTCACGATACTCCTTCAATGCATCCAGGAAAAATTTTTTCTCAGCGTGAGAAAGTTTTTTTGAAAAATAACCTAGTGAATGCTGCAGTACATTTACGTTGGCTGGGGCGGAAGCAGGTTCAGACAGGTTCTTGAGAAGATATCGACCATACTCCATTTTCAATTCATTGAATGGTTTTTCTCTTCCCTGGGCCACAATACGCCCCATTTCCCGTAATAAAGCCTGATTATGTGCCATTAGCAGCAGCTTGTTATTGGTATGGAAATCTATAAGATCATTAAAATTATCACTTTCCAGTAAGTCACGGTATTCGGCCAAGGTAAATATGCGAGTCAGGAAACTTTCCCTGATTAGAAAGTTTCGGAGTCTTCCCTCATCTTCCACCGGGAGTTGATAAAACCGGTGAAAAACTTCCCTGGCAAAGGCACCCACTCCATCGGTTCTGGGACGGGAGTTGCCGCCGGGGGGATAAACTCTGACTGCCTTGATACCACATGAAGGGGACTTATTTTTTAGAATGAACCCGTCTATCAGGGGAAGTTTCCTTAAAAACCCATCAGCAAAATCAATCATTTTTTTGGTTAAATTCATACCAGTAGATGGTTGTAACAGCTCGATTTCTTTTTTATTCTCCACCAGACGTATAGGATCCCGGGGAATAGGCAAACCTAGTTCCACCTCGGGACATACCGGATGGAATTCCACGTAGTTTTTTAACCTATCCACGATACTGCTTTTTATCATGGAGCCGTCGTAACGACAGGAATCAAACTCTAAACATTTACTGGCCACTAAACATGGGCGGGAAAACTCTCTCAATTTATAAAACTCCACAAGATTCTTTCTTGTTATCCTTCTAGTTAAAATTTATTGAAACGTGGATTTAAATAATTAGTCCACAATTCCAATCCAGAAAAGAATCATTTTCGCAGGGTTATCAATAAGGGTATGGCCATTATTTGCGATGCCATGGATATAAACACCAGATAGATGGGATTCAGATCA encodes:
- the phrB gene encoding deoxyribodipyrimidine photo-lyase, which produces MIQKDRINILSDKAVDGGSYVLYWMQSSARAHYNHALEYGIRNANRLKKPLLVYFGLTESFPEANQRHYHFLLEGLRETQLELKKKNINMVVQHLEPGKGAIKLAEEASLVVTDRGYLPLQRQWRQEVAEEIECPLIQVESDVVVPVETASPKEEYMAGTIRRKIQKEWENFLVPLKMGKPQKSSLDFRFDSLNLDDVDKILANLKIEDGVEVVDWIQGGNLQARNHLKYFMENKLDHFGDLRNDPTQNYLSNMSPYLHFGQISPLYIALQVIQTGSPGAESYLEELVIRRELSMNFVFYDSDYDNFNCLPDWAQKTLLEHARDPREYEYTVEELETAQTHDPYWNAAQKEMVHQGKMHGYMRMYWGKKILEWTRNPMQAYHVALYLNNKYELDGRDPNGYTGVAWCFGKHDRAWKEREIFGKVRYMNDRGLRRKFRIDQYVERIENLLS
- a CDS encoding YbgA family protein, which encodes MREFSRPCLVASKCLEFDSCRYDGSMIKSSIVDRLKNYVEFHPVCPEVELGLPIPRDPIRLVENKKEIELLQPSTGMNLTKKMIDFADGFLRKLPLIDGFILKNKSPSCGIKAVRVYPPGGNSRPRTDGVGAFAREVFHRFYQLPVEDEGRLRNFLIRESFLTRIFTLAEYRDLLESDNFNDLIDFHTNNKLLLMAHNQALLREMGRIVAQGREKPFNELKMEYGRYLLKNLSEPASAPANVNVLQHSLGYFSKKLSHAEKKFFLDALKEYREGKMPLLLCQNLIKSWIIRFDDVYLRQQTFFDPYPPELLEITFI